One window of Phocoena phocoena chromosome 13, mPhoPho1.1, whole genome shotgun sequence genomic DNA carries:
- the HCAR1 gene encoding hydroxycarboxylic acid receptor 1, whose translation MENRSCCLIQGDPISQVMPPLLILAFVLGALGNGIALCGFCFHMKTWKPSTIYLFNLAVADFLLMICLPFRTDYYRRHRQWVFEDIPCRVALFMLATNRAGSIVFLTVVAVDRYFKVVHPHHMVNAISNRTAVGIVCALWTMVILGTLYLLTENHLCVQEETITCESFIMESANGWHDVMFQLEFFLPLSIILFCSFKIIWSLKRRQHLARQTRMKKATWFIMVVAVVFITCYLPSVSARLYFLWTVPTSACDPSVHVALHVTLSFTYVNSMLDPLVYYFSSPSFPKFYSKLKIHSLRPKRLGHSKRPEEMSISNLCRKSCISVANSFQSQSDVQ comes from the coding sequence ATGGAAAACAGGTCGTGCTGCCTCATCCAGGGGGACCCCATCTCCCAGGTGATGCCGCCGCTGCTGATCCTGGCCTTTGTGCTGGGCGCCCTGGGCAACGGCATCGCCCTGTGTGGTTTCTGCTTTCACATGAAGACCTGGAAGCCGAGTACTATTTACCTTTTCAACTTGGCTGTGGCCGACTTCCTTCTCATGATCTGCCTGCCCTTTCGGACAGACTACTACCGCAGACACAGGCAATGGGTCTTTGAGGACATCCCTTGTCGGGTGGCACTCTTCATGCTGGCCACGAACAGGGCTGGGAGCATCGTCTTCCTCACGGTGGTGGCTGTGGACAGGTATTTTAAAGTGGTCCACCCCCACCATATGGTGAATGCCATCTCCAACCGGACTGCAGTTGGCATCGTCTGTGCCCTTTGGACCATGGTCATCCTGGGGACTCTGTATCTTTTGACGGAGAACCATCTGTGTGTGCAAGAGGAGACCATAACTTGTGAAAGCTTCATCATGGAGTCGGCCAACGGCTGGCATGACGTCATGTTCCAGCTGGAATTCTTCCTGCCCCTCAGCATCATCTTGTTCTGTTCCTTCAAGATCATTTGGAGTCTGAAGCGGAGGCAGCACCTGGCCAGGCAGACTCGGATGAAGAAGGCTACCTGGTTCATCATGGTGGTGGCGGTTGTGTTCATCACCTGCTACCTGCCCAGCGTGTCAGCCAGACTGTATTTCCTCTGGACAGTGCCTACCAGCGCCTGCGATCCCTCTGTCCACGTAGCCCTCCACGTCACCCTCAGCTTCACCTACGTGAACAGCATGCTGGACCCCCTGGTGTACTATTTTTCAAGTCCCTCGTTCCCCAAATTCTACTCCAAGCTCAAAATCCACAGTTTGAGACCTAAGCGTCTAGGACACTCCAAGAGGCCAGAAGAGATGTCTATTTCAAACCTTTGTCGCAAGAGTTGCATCAGTGTGGCAAATAGCTTCCAAAGCCAATCCGACGTGCAGTGA